From Cytophagales bacterium, a single genomic window includes:
- a CDS encoding OmpA family protein produces the protein MILRCKGSKTAETIRSVTPVRTRSLSATILKYLKPRLSARGSSSIKKILLIFILRRNMIKINYKVLLLVAIIFAQAIQYKSTAQSSSEPSKKTSKLNEKYRKIVLQLADDRYDNLDYGEAIPLYEQVLAYLDNKMATVRLADCYRLTNKYKNAEKWYAKVVLFKDIDPINHLYYGQSLRNNNKLDEAKKHFLTFSELKPDNPRGKLYASSCDKVMEWSKNSPTSEVFNVKKINTPVADFCPVYYNNGLVFTSERGQDLINEEFYGWTGRPYLSLFYTEVKFRNDSTLWGETELFSTSIESECHDGPVCFNAGENIVYFTRVRNIIIRKKSDFINRPKLYSAEVKGGRWKETGGNKWRKIKSFEYNSNQYSVMHPSLSRNGKYLFFASDMPGGYGGGDIYVCKDKGNKWGKPVNLGPAINTTGNEMFPSIRDDGTLFFSSDGHEGYGGQDIFSATKAGDTGDKWGNVTNLKAPINSVSDDFGIIYLQGNDKGFFSSNREGGLGDDDIYRFTLLELSQPEVSYIIEGTIISLTDKGNEELLSDVTVKLMNEKYEVIDESYTFKEGKFKFSRVKPGTNYSVFLQKKDYLTIIKNIGKSLSSNDLKGDNTVMIKAKVVMDKIVIGKEIVLKNIYYDYEKADINETAAKELDNLLQIMENNPDIKIELSSNTDVRGDAGFNMDLSQKRAESAATYITSKGIAPYRITAKGYGETKPKVPNAASEEEHQQNRRTSFTILEKE, from the coding sequence ATGATATTACGATGCAAGGGCTCAAAAACAGCAGAGACAATAAGATCCGTAACTCCGGTACGCACGAGATCTTTATCGGCTACGATTTTGAAATATTTAAAACCAAGGTTAAGTGCCCGAGGTTCTTCTAGTATAAAGAAAATATTATTGATATTCATTTTGAGAAGAAACATGATTAAAATAAACTATAAGGTATTGCTATTGGTAGCTATAATATTTGCTCAAGCAATACAATATAAAAGTACTGCCCAGTCCAGTAGTGAACCCTCAAAAAAAACCTCCAAATTAAATGAAAAATATCGTAAGATAGTTTTACAGCTTGCAGATGACCGCTATGATAATCTTGACTATGGTGAGGCAATCCCTTTATATGAACAGGTATTAGCCTATTTAGATAACAAGATGGCAACTGTAAGATTGGCAGATTGTTACAGATTAACAAACAAGTATAAGAACGCAGAAAAATGGTACGCAAAAGTTGTACTGTTTAAAGATATTGATCCTATCAATCACCTTTATTATGGCCAATCTCTACGTAATAACAATAAGCTTGATGAAGCTAAAAAGCATTTTTTAACTTTTTCAGAATTAAAACCTGATAACCCGAGGGGTAAACTATATGCCTCATCCTGCGACAAAGTAATGGAGTGGTCAAAAAATTCACCGACTTCAGAAGTATTTAATGTTAAGAAGATCAATACACCTGTGGCAGATTTTTGCCCTGTCTATTATAATAACGGGTTAGTCTTCACCTCCGAAAGAGGACAGGATTTGATAAATGAAGAATTTTATGGCTGGACCGGCAGACCCTATCTTTCATTATTTTATACTGAGGTGAAATTTAGAAATGACAGCACATTGTGGGGAGAAACAGAATTGTTCTCGACCAGTATTGAAAGTGAATGTCATGACGGCCCTGTATGTTTTAATGCAGGAGAAAATATTGTTTATTTTACAAGGGTAAGAAATATTATTATCAGGAAAAAAAGTGATTTTATAAACAGGCCCAAATTATACTCAGCCGAGGTCAAGGGTGGCAGGTGGAAAGAAACCGGGGGCAATAAATGGAGAAAAATAAAATCATTTGAATACAACAGTAATCAGTATTCTGTGATGCATCCGAGCCTGAGCCGTAATGGTAAATATTTATTCTTTGCTTCTGATATGCCGGGAGGTTATGGAGGTGGAGATATCTATGTGTGCAAAGACAAAGGAAACAAATGGGGTAAACCTGTGAACCTGGGTCCTGCAATTAACACGACCGGTAATGAGATGTTTCCTTCTATTCGTGATGATGGCACTTTATTTTTTTCGTCTGATGGCCATGAAGGGTACGGAGGGCAGGATATTTTTTCAGCTACAAAGGCAGGTGATACAGGCGATAAATGGGGAAATGTAACCAACCTGAAAGCACCAATTAACTCTGTTTCAGACGATTTTGGCATCATTTACCTGCAAGGCAACGATAAGGGATTCTTTAGCTCAAACAGAGAGGGGGGGCTGGGAGATGATGATATCTATAGGTTTACTCTTCTTGAATTATCACAGCCCGAAGTAAGCTATATTATTGAAGGTACAATTATATCACTCACCGATAAGGGCAATGAAGAATTGCTCTCTGATGTTACCGTTAAGCTTATGAACGAAAAATACGAGGTTATTGACGAATCTTATACTTTTAAAGAAGGTAAATTTAAGTTTAGCAGAGTGAAACCCGGGACAAACTACTCGGTGTTTCTTCAGAAAAAAGATTACCTGACAATAATTAAAAATATTGGCAAATCTCTATCGTCCAATGATCTTAAAGGTGATAACACAGTAATGATCAAGGCAAAGGTAGTAATGGATAAAATAGTGATAGGTAAAGAAATTGTATTGAAAAATATTTATTACGACTACGAAAAGGCAGATATTAATGAGACAGCAGCCAAAGAACTTGATAACCTGTTGCAAATAATGGAAAATAACCCTGATATAAAAATAGAGCTCAGCTCAAATACCGATGTGAGAGGAGACGCTGGGTTTAACATGGATCTGTCTCAAAAAAGAGCAGAGTCGGCTGCAACTTATATCACTTCCAAAGGCATTGCCCCCTATCGAATCACCGCCAAAGGCTATGGAGAAACCAAGCCCAAAGTCCCCAACGCAGCTTCTGAAGAAGAACATCAGCAGAACAGGAGAACATCGTTTACAATTCTGGAGAAAGAGTAA
- a CDS encoding DUF4837 family protein, producing MQPSSLPSFQPSNHAIMHPYIHATMHSCTHIIILVAILLFSSCDITFNETTYKPQSKGKTGEIIIIMDSTRWKGSIGKELRKTFLARQPGLPQDESMFDIKYIYTGNFTGFFKTYRNIVIVTSFEDMSADGEKLKSLFTKGLLNKINSNEEFFMLSKKDIYAQDQKVVHLFSKTDRELVRKIKANSKKLQRIFHYVERRRTIKKIFGSNERKELGKKLAKQHKFQIRIPYRYKLAKNRDNFVWLRYPKQAVDRNIFITWKPYATEEAFKPEQIVLWRDSICKTHIYGSDDSGSFMLTESLVPVHTEKVNFKKKYALESRGLWKLNNLSMGGPFISYTFVDEKLNRIYYIEGFVYAPAFDKREYVHELEAVLWTFEVSRQ from the coding sequence ATGCAACCTTCCAGCCTCCCATCTTTCCAACCTTCCAACCATGCAATCATGCATCCATACATTCATGCAACAATGCACTCCTGCACTCATATCATAATATTGGTTGCCATCCTCTTATTCTCTTCCTGCGACATAACTTTTAACGAAACAACCTATAAACCGCAAAGCAAAGGAAAAACAGGTGAAATAATAATCATTATGGATTCGACCAGGTGGAAGGGCTCTATTGGAAAAGAGCTTAGAAAAACATTTTTAGCCCGTCAACCCGGCCTGCCCCAGGATGAATCCATGTTTGATATTAAATACATTTATACCGGGAATTTTACCGGTTTCTTCAAAACGTACAGAAATATTGTGATTGTCACTTCTTTTGAAGATATGAGCGCTGACGGGGAAAAATTAAAAAGCCTCTTTACCAAAGGATTACTGAATAAAATAAACAGCAACGAAGAGTTTTTTATGCTCTCAAAAAAAGATATTTATGCCCAAGACCAAAAGGTTGTACATTTGTTTAGTAAAACAGACAGGGAGCTTGTAAGGAAAATAAAAGCTAATTCAAAAAAGCTGCAAAGAATATTTCATTACGTTGAAAGAAGAAGAACAATAAAAAAAATATTCGGGTCTAATGAACGGAAAGAATTGGGCAAAAAGCTCGCTAAACAGCACAAGTTTCAAATACGAATACCATACCGTTATAAGCTTGCGAAGAATCGTGATAACTTTGTGTGGCTTAGATATCCTAAGCAGGCAGTTGACAGGAATATTTTTATCACCTGGAAGCCTTATGCAACTGAAGAAGCATTCAAGCCGGAACAGATAGTTTTGTGGCGTGATTCAATCTGTAAAACCCACATTTACGGAAGTGATGACAGCGGCTCATTTATGCTCACTGAATCTTTGGTGCCGGTGCATACAGAAAAGGTTAATTTTAAGAAGAAATATGCCCTGGAATCAAGAGGATTATGGAAATTGAACAATCTCTCTATGGGCGGCCCGTTTATCAGCTATACTTTTGTAGATGAAAAATTAAACAGGATTTATTACATTGAGGGCTTTGTATATGCACCTGCATTTGATAAACGGGAGTATGTACATGAATTAGAAGCTGTACTTTGGACGTTTGAAGTCAGCAGGCAGTAG
- a CDS encoding gliding motility-associated C-terminal domain-containing protein, whose translation ISSITNVPAGIYKVYITDSLGCLGILDSIVISEPPELITDTLIVDCDESETTIRIKGGAPPYITYEWKDPDGQTVGTDSTVKDLVANTYYVTVTDANECVMKDTVIVTCRCTPDPKTGFSPNDDDVNEFWMIDSIGGCNEIKVTVFNRWGDIVWENKDGKYINEFKTENIEASHIWDGTYYKNGLPVPDGTYFYVIETPFAENLSGWVYIQR comes from the coding sequence ATAAGTTCTATCACAAATGTTCCGGCAGGAATTTATAAAGTTTACATTACAGATTCACTTGGTTGTTTAGGGATATTAGATTCAATAGTAATTAGTGAGCCGCCTGAATTAATTACAGATACATTAATTGTAGATTGTGACGAGAGTGAAACTACTATAAGAATAAAAGGAGGAGCGCCTCCATATATTACGTATGAATGGAAAGATCCTGATGGTCAGACCGTTGGTACAGATTCAACTGTTAAAGATTTAGTTGCCAATACCTATTATGTCACTGTAACAGACGCCAATGAATGTGTTATGAAAGATACAGTGATTGTAACCTGTCGTTGTACTCCTGATCCCAAAACAGGTTTTTCGCCTAATGATGATGATGTAAATGAGTTCTGGATGATTGACAGCATAGGTGGTTGTAATGAAATTAAAGTAACTGTTTTCAACAGATGGGGAGATATTGTGTGGGAAAATAAGGATGGAAAATATATTAATGAATTTAAAACAGAAAATATTGAAGCAAGTCATATTTGGGATGGAACATACTACAAAAATGGTTTACCTGTACCTGATGGTACCTATTTCTATGTAATTGAAACACCATTTGCTGAAAACCTCAGCGGTTGGGTTTATATTCAGCGATAG
- a CDS encoding type IX secretion system membrane protein PorP/SprF: protein MKKLLILFSLGITTFITRPGYSQQEAQYSQYMFNPLIINPAYAGSREAVSAIALFRNQWIGIDGAPITHTLSVHTPYVKRKASLREKKISLENKKIGLAYHHIIDQIGPTRRSQFYFGGAYRIAVGSGKLSFGLRGGLESYKIEWAKITIQEQNDNVFIEGSKNDKRLIGKIDFGMYYYDKSFYFGGAIVNLNRPKLGFDYVDPGGDSTRFEQARLSQHFFLTSGYAYPINEYLVFRPSLMFKYVANAPLDIDMNVSFLINNLVWLGTSYRLGHGLNLMMEIVITDQIPPLSGVRMGYSYDITMQGLKNSRDNKIRNSGTHEIFIGYDFEIFKTKVKCPRFF from the coding sequence ATGAAAAAACTACTTATTCTATTCAGTCTCGGTATTACAACATTTATTACCAGGCCAGGCTATAGCCAGCAGGAAGCTCAATATAGCCAGTATATGTTTAATCCCCTTATAATCAACCCGGCTTATGCGGGCAGCAGGGAGGCAGTAAGCGCCATTGCTCTTTTCAGGAATCAATGGATTGGTATTGATGGCGCTCCGATTACGCATACTCTTAGCGTACATACACCCTATGTAAAACGAAAGGCATCTTTAAGGGAGAAAAAGATTTCCCTGGAAAACAAAAAAATCGGATTGGCATATCATCATATCATTGATCAAATCGGTCCGACAAGAAGATCCCAGTTCTATTTTGGGGGCGCTTACAGGATAGCGGTGGGTTCCGGCAAGCTTTCATTTGGCTTAAGAGGTGGCCTTGAGAGCTATAAAATTGAGTGGGCAAAAATAACTATCCAAGAACAGAACGACAATGTTTTCATTGAGGGATCAAAAAATGATAAAAGATTGATTGGTAAAATTGATTTTGGCATGTATTATTATGACAAGAGCTTCTATTTTGGTGGGGCAATTGTAAATTTAAACCGGCCGAAGTTAGGATTTGATTATGTAGATCCGGGAGGCGATTCAACCAGGTTTGAACAAGCGCGTTTATCCCAGCACTTTTTCCTGACCAGCGGTTATGCATACCCAATCAATGAGTACTTAGTGTTTAGACCGTCACTTATGTTCAAATACGTGGCAAACGCTCCGCTTGATATCGATATGAACGTTAGTTTTCTGATCAATAACCTGGTATGGTTAGGTACATCCTACAGGCTTGGACATGGATTAAATCTAATGATGGAAATAGTAATTACCGATCAAATCCCTCCCCTAAGCGGTGTGAGAATGGGTTATTCCTATGATATTACGATGCAAGGGCTCAAAAACAGCAGAGACAATAAGATCCGTAACTCCGGTACGCACGAGATCTTTATCGGCTACGATTTTGAAATATTTAAAACCAAGGTTAAGTGCCCGAGGTTCTTCTAG
- a CDS encoding retroviral-like aspartic protease codes for MSNPIQKVEVETIDKNTKSVNALFDSGSFYTIIRSDSMPATKFVFRYPEPEIFGTASKKSMLKIIGETSLIIEINNKRIRETVLLAPLLSTDLIIGAKAMQAWHITIDNSTGETKITVGIDMNDPNITRVI; via the coding sequence ATGAGCAATCCCATACAAAAGGTTGAAGTAGAAACTATAGATAAAAATACAAAAAGTGTGAATGCCCTTTTTGATTCAGGATCGTTTTATACCATCATTCGCAGCGATTCGATGCCTGCAACAAAATTTGTGTTCAGGTATCCAGAGCCAGAAATATTTGGAACAGCATCCAAAAAATCAATGCTGAAGATCATTGGGGAAACGAGTCTAATAATTGAAATTAATAATAAGAGAATCCGTGAAACTGTTTTATTGGCACCGCTACTTTCCACAGATTTAATTATAGGAGCAAAAGCAATGCAGGCATGGCACATTACTATTGACAATTCAACAGGAGAAACCAAAATCACTGTGGGAATAGATATGAACGATCCAAATATTACAAGAGTGATTTGA